A single Streptomyces mirabilis DNA region contains:
- a CDS encoding MFS transporter — translation MSAPAPRPSYAAFFRIPHTRHTFTAALIGRLSYGMVSLAMMLSVTEATGSYAVAGTVMALFGATSVLLSPARAALIDRHGPRRALIPMASLYATLLAALATAAWRPGTPAPALGALAVTAGSCTPPLGPTVRALWGEVIEDKRVLQRAYSLDGIAEEILFVSGPLLVGAVVRFAPPAAALALCALLVWTGTLAFVLSPAVAGVRPAVTKPVARSRHRFSDGRALLQPVVVAVGVGLSVGAVDLLVMAYATRHHHGNDVVARVLAALSLGSALGGILNGAVDWRMPARVRLPLLVGGLGLALAAAGLAPGLGTLTIAVACAGFFVAPALTTSYLIADEAAPPGRRTQAGAWVNTGVNAGSAGGTAGAGLLVDHLPLGLCFALSGTVAVAAGLLCVRQADPRPRGARGTARPALDGPQSHSRPHTQSSSHHG, via the coding sequence ATGTCTGCGCCCGCGCCGCGGCCCTCGTACGCCGCGTTCTTCCGCATCCCCCACACCCGACACACCTTCACCGCCGCCCTCATCGGCAGACTCTCGTACGGCATGGTCTCGCTGGCCATGATGCTCAGCGTGACCGAGGCCACCGGCTCGTACGCCGTCGCCGGCACGGTCATGGCGCTGTTCGGCGCGACGAGCGTGCTCCTGTCGCCCGCGAGGGCGGCCCTGATCGACCGCCACGGCCCCCGCCGCGCCCTCATCCCGATGGCCTCGCTCTACGCCACCCTGCTCGCGGCCCTCGCGACAGCGGCCTGGCGGCCCGGAACCCCCGCACCCGCCCTCGGCGCCCTCGCCGTCACCGCGGGCTCCTGCACGCCGCCCCTCGGCCCCACGGTGCGCGCCCTGTGGGGCGAGGTCATCGAGGACAAACGGGTCCTGCAGCGGGCGTACAGCCTGGACGGCATCGCCGAGGAGATCCTCTTCGTCTCGGGTCCGCTGCTGGTGGGCGCGGTCGTCCGGTTCGCACCCCCGGCCGCCGCGCTCGCGCTCTGCGCCCTGCTGGTGTGGACCGGAACCCTCGCCTTCGTCCTGTCGCCGGCCGTGGCGGGCGTACGTCCGGCCGTCACGAAGCCCGTCGCACGCTCACGGCACCGCTTCAGCGACGGGCGCGCGCTCCTGCAGCCCGTCGTCGTCGCGGTGGGCGTCGGCCTGTCCGTGGGAGCCGTCGACCTTCTGGTGATGGCCTACGCCACACGGCACCATCACGGGAACGACGTGGTGGCCCGGGTGCTTGCCGCACTGTCGCTGGGCAGTGCCCTAGGCGGCATCCTGAACGGCGCCGTCGACTGGCGTATGCCCGCACGGGTGCGGCTGCCGCTGCTGGTGGGCGGCCTGGGCCTCGCCCTGGCGGCTGCGGGCCTCGCTCCAGGCCTGGGCACCCTGACCATCGCCGTGGCCTGCGCCGGTTTCTTCGTCGCCCCGGCCCTCACGACGTCGTACCTGATCGCCGACGAGGCGGCCCCGCCGGGCCGCCGTACCCAGGCCGGTGCCTGGGTCAACACCGGGGTGAACGCCGGAAGCGCGGGGGGCACCGCGGGAGCGGGCCTTCTGGTCGACCACCTGCCCCTGGGCCTCTGCTTCGCCCTGTCGGGGACGGTGGCGGTGGCGGCGGGACTTCTCTGCGTGCGCCAGGCGGACCCGCGCCCGAGGGGGGCGCGGGGAACTGCGCGACCGGCCCTGGACGGCCCGCAGTCGCACAGCCGCCCGCACACGCAGAGCAGCAGCCATCACGGGTAG
- a CDS encoding AIM24 family protein: protein MSAYGTPGGPVIYDPMTLPVDDNVNKYTFCVELKGSQWFLQKGKMIAYYGSMDFNGIGHGRLDRLVRTSFHSPLHASDWVVAEGSGKMLLADRAFDVNSYDLDEGNLTIRSGNLLAFQPSLALKQSIVPGFLTLIGTGKFVAASNGPVVFMEPPIRVDPQALVGWADCPSPCHHYDHGYMTGLMGGLRALTGLGGASGEEHQFEFVGAGTVLLQSTEVLMAEQATGAVPHEPGVPGGGGVPGHQGQHGQQAGTPRLPGQLGDLQRRFGL from the coding sequence GTGAGCGCGTACGGGACTCCGGGCGGCCCGGTGATCTACGACCCGATGACCCTGCCGGTCGACGACAACGTCAACAAGTACACCTTCTGCGTCGAGCTCAAGGGGAGCCAGTGGTTCCTGCAGAAGGGCAAGATGATCGCCTACTACGGGTCGATGGATTTCAACGGCATCGGGCACGGCCGACTGGACCGTCTCGTGCGCACATCTTTCCATTCGCCTCTGCACGCAAGCGACTGGGTGGTGGCGGAGGGCTCGGGCAAGATGCTCCTCGCCGACCGGGCCTTCGACGTGAATTCGTATGACTTGGACGAAGGCAACCTGACCATTCGCTCTGGCAACCTGCTCGCTTTTCAGCCAAGTCTCGCGCTCAAGCAATCGATCGTGCCGGGCTTTTTGACGCTGATCGGAACCGGCAAGTTCGTAGCGGCCTCTAACGGTCCGGTGGTGTTCATGGAGCCTCCCATCCGGGTGGATCCGCAAGCGCTTGTCGGCTGGGCCGACTGCCCGTCCCCGTGCCATCACTATGACCACGGGTACATGACAGGCCTCATGGGCGGTCTACGTGCACTGACAGGCCTCGGCGGGGCCTCTGGAGAGGAGCACCAGTTCGAGTTCGTAGGGGCCGGCACGGTCCTGCTGCAGTCCACGGAGGTCCTCATGGCCGAGCAGGCCACGGGGGCCGTTCCGCATGAGCCGGGTGTACCCGGCGGCGGCGGGGTACCAGGTCACCAGGGACAGCACGGTCAGCAAGCCGGCACACCGCGTCTTCCCGGACAGCTCGGAGACCTCCAGCGTCGCTTCGGTCTGTGA
- a CDS encoding MarR family winged helix-turn-helix transcriptional regulator translates to METETATRWLTDAEQCAWRTHLEVNRLLTYQLERDLQPFGLTMNDYEILVNLSESEGFRLRMSDLAAATLQSKSRLSHQITRMENADLVRRENCESDRRGLFAVLTEHGMETMKKVAPHHVASVRRHFMDLLSPEALEELHKSLRPIAEHLRGQRGKP, encoded by the coding sequence ATGGAGACCGAGACGGCCACGCGCTGGCTGACCGATGCGGAGCAGTGCGCCTGGCGCACCCACCTGGAGGTCAACAGGCTGTTGACGTACCAGCTCGAAAGGGATCTGCAGCCGTTCGGGCTGACGATGAACGACTACGAGATCCTGGTGAACCTCTCCGAGTCGGAGGGGTTCCGGCTGCGGATGAGCGATCTCGCGGCCGCCACCCTCCAGTCCAAGAGCCGGCTCTCGCACCAGATCACCCGCATGGAGAACGCGGACCTGGTCCGGCGCGAGAACTGCGAGTCCGACCGCCGGGGACTGTTCGCCGTCCTCACCGAGCACGGCATGGAGACGATGAAGAAGGTCGCCCCGCACCACGTGGCGTCCGTGCGCAGGCACTTCATGGACCTGCTGTCCCCGGAGGCCCTGGAGGAGCTGCACAAGTCACTGCGGCCGATCGCGGAGCATTTGCGGGGGCAGCGGGGTAAGCCGTAA
- the meaB gene encoding methylmalonyl Co-A mutase-associated GTPase MeaB, with the protein MQDVSSLVAQAREGRPRAVARLISLVEGASPQLREVMAALAPLTGNAYVVGLTGSPGVGKSTSTSALVTAYRRQGKRVGVLAVDPSSPFSGGALLGDRVRMSEHASDPGVYIRSMATRGHLGGLAWAAPQAIRVLDAAGCDVILVETVGVGQSEVEIASQADTSVVLLAPGMGDGIQAAKAGILEIGDVYVVNKADRDGADATARELNHMLGLGESRAAGDWRPPIVKTVAARGEGIDEVVEALEKHHAWMEEHGVLAERRLSRASQEVETIAVTALRQRIGDLHGDRRLSALAERIVAGELDPYRAADSLVEGLTEV; encoded by the coding sequence ATGCAGGACGTCTCCTCGCTGGTGGCCCAGGCCAGGGAAGGCAGGCCGCGGGCCGTGGCCCGGCTGATCTCCCTGGTGGAGGGGGCGTCCCCGCAGTTGCGCGAGGTCATGGCGGCGCTGGCCCCGCTGACCGGCAACGCGTACGTCGTCGGGCTCACCGGCTCTCCGGGCGTGGGCAAGTCGACCTCGACCTCGGCGCTGGTGACGGCGTACCGGCGGCAGGGCAAGCGGGTCGGTGTCCTGGCCGTCGACCCGTCCTCGCCGTTCTCCGGAGGCGCCCTGCTCGGCGACCGTGTCCGTATGTCCGAGCACGCCTCCGACCCCGGCGTCTACATCCGCTCGATGGCCACGCGCGGCCACCTGGGCGGTCTCGCCTGGGCGGCCCCCCAGGCCATCCGCGTCCTCGACGCGGCGGGCTGTGACGTGATCCTGGTGGAGACGGTCGGTGTGGGCCAGTCGGAGGTGGAGATCGCCTCCCAGGCGGACACCTCGGTGGTCCTGCTCGCCCCCGGCATGGGCGACGGCATCCAGGCGGCGAAGGCCGGAATCCTGGAGATCGGCGACGTGTACGTGGTGAACAAGGCCGACCGGGACGGAGCCGACGCGACCGCGCGCGAGCTGAACCACATGCTCGGGCTCGGCGAGTCCCGAGCTGCCGGGGACTGGCGGCCGCCGATCGTCAAGACGGTCGCGGCGCGGGGCGAGGGCATCGACGAGGTCGTCGAGGCCCTGGAGAAGCACCACGCCTGGATGGAGGAGCACGGTGTTCTCGCCGAGCGCCGCCTCTCCCGGGCGTCCCAGGAGGTCGAGACGATCGCGGTCACGGCGCTGCGTCAACGTATCGGTGACCTCCACGGTGACCGCCGCCTGAGCGCGCTCGCGGAGCGGATCGTGGCGGGGGAGCTGGATCCCTACCGGGCGGCGGACTCGTTGGTGGAGGGCCTGACAGAGGTCTGA